Proteins encoded in a region of the Candidatus Moanabacter tarae genome:
- a CDS encoding Ribonuclease: protein MRLVDLNTVGGIGANSIFVELGPFRFVIDAGMHPKLSGNRALPDFRQLKDLTLDFVLLTHCHLDHLGGLPVLMRYQPDTCVFSSTASKEIAPRMLLNSCAVMKRQKFESGMSELPLYSRKEVRNLNNRIMPVPYNRPYVFYAHGDKIVFNFQPAGHVVGASGVIISYKNRKILITGDVLFAPLRTLSGAQFPRGNIDTLIMETTRGMTERTSSFDRESQIDALISTLDKGLGKGGSVLIPVFAFGRMQEILSLISEARSKGKLRHSPIYASGLGIDLAKMFDSISRKTGLVNFRKRLFKELQVQPLPRNLETGKLPTPNSLYVLSSGMLVENTPSYKIAASLLDNGKNTICWVGYCDPDTPGGRLLAAKQGDLFPFDSLNFECRIKAQIEKFDLSGHADREELVQFALDINPRVIVLTHGEETARNWFRNSFKELIPRTRIVDPEPLESYVV, encoded by the coding sequence ATGAGGCTCGTTGACCTCAACACCGTAGGAGGTATTGGAGCTAATTCTATTTTTGTTGAACTAGGGCCTTTCCGGTTTGTGATCGACGCGGGAATGCACCCTAAGTTATCAGGAAATCGCGCTCTTCCTGATTTTCGTCAGCTGAAAGATCTAACGCTTGATTTTGTTCTTCTTACACACTGCCACCTTGACCACCTAGGAGGACTACCAGTTCTAATGCGCTACCAGCCTGATACCTGCGTGTTTTCTAGTACTGCCTCAAAAGAAATTGCTCCCAGAATGCTGCTCAACTCATGCGCAGTCATGAAACGTCAGAAATTTGAATCTGGAATGTCCGAACTCCCGCTCTACTCCCGTAAGGAAGTACGGAACCTGAACAATCGCATCATGCCCGTACCCTATAACCGTCCCTATGTGTTTTATGCACATGGGGATAAGATTGTATTCAATTTCCAACCGGCCGGCCACGTTGTAGGTGCATCCGGTGTGATCATCAGTTATAAAAATCGTAAGATTTTAATTACAGGGGACGTTCTTTTTGCACCGCTAAGAACTCTTTCGGGAGCTCAATTTCCAAGAGGGAATATCGACACCCTCATTATGGAAACAACTCGTGGCATGACTGAGCGGACATCAAGTTTCGATCGTGAGAGCCAAATTGACGCACTAATCTCCACCCTCGATAAAGGCCTCGGGAAAGGAGGATCGGTCCTAATTCCGGTTTTCGCTTTTGGCAGGATGCAAGAAATCCTCTCCCTGATCTCAGAAGCCCGTTCCAAGGGAAAGCTTCGCCATAGCCCTATCTACGCTAGTGGTCTTGGTATAGACCTAGCCAAAATGTTTGACTCTATTTCGAGAAAGACAGGATTAGTGAATTTCCGAAAACGCTTGTTTAAAGAGCTTCAAGTCCAACCCCTGCCGCGCAATCTTGAAACAGGCAAGTTGCCGACCCCAAATAGCCTCTATGTCCTGAGCAGCGGAATGCTGGTAGAGAATACTCCTTCCTATAAAATAGCTGCCTCCCTTCTCGATAATGGAAAAAATACGATTTGTTGGGTAGGCTACTGCGATCCTGATACCCCTGGTGGGCGTCTCCTCGCCGCTAAACAAGGCGATCTTTTTCCCTTTGATTCACTTAACTTCGAGTGTCGTATTAAGGCGCAAATCGAAAAATTTGATCTGAGCGGGCATGCAGATAGGGAGGAGCTTGTACAGTTCGCATTGGATATCAACCCTCGGGTAATCGTATTGACCCATGGCGAAGAGACAGCTCGGAATTGGTTTAGAAATTCCTTTAAAGAGTTAATTCCACGGACAAGAATTGTGGATCCAGAACCTCTTGAATCATACGTGGTTTGA
- the rihB gene encoding Pyrimidine-specific ribonucleoside hydrolase RihB encodes MDDKSKMTPPSGSVTRRQFLQCGTVTLFGVGLTRTSVAQEVPIPEPQKVLFDTDIGSDIDDAVCLAYLLAQPRCELLGITTGTGESAKRAQLASVLCKVADQNIPIYPGTENPLIVKQRQNFAEQASKLHNWEHQAAFPMSKAISFLRDTIRSHPGEIILLAVGPLTNIALLFAIDPEVPSLLKGLVTMCGKFTNSPSPWGDTEWNAIVDPHATAIVFQSRPPIHRSIGLDVTLQVKMTPTEVMERFEGIPLLRPVYDFSKIWFEKRSILHFHDPLAAATLFNDQICNFEKGSITVDLTTHGHIGVTHWDQGSGPHQIASTVQPDHFFEEYFSVF; translated from the coding sequence ATGGATGATAAATCTAAGATGACCCCTCCCTCCGGTTCAGTAACCCGTCGTCAATTCCTTCAATGCGGAACCGTTACCCTGTTTGGAGTGGGGCTAACAAGAACTTCAGTTGCTCAAGAAGTCCCAATCCCAGAACCTCAAAAAGTCCTATTCGATACTGACATCGGTAGCGATATCGATGATGCCGTCTGTCTAGCTTACCTACTGGCTCAGCCACGATGCGAACTCCTGGGTATTACAACCGGCACCGGCGAAAGCGCAAAAAGGGCACAGCTGGCCAGTGTCTTATGTAAGGTTGCAGATCAAAACATCCCCATCTATCCAGGGACCGAGAATCCATTGATTGTCAAACAACGGCAAAACTTCGCGGAGCAAGCATCGAAACTGCATAACTGGGAACATCAGGCAGCGTTTCCGATGAGCAAGGCCATCTCCTTCCTTAGAGATACGATCCGGTCTCATCCTGGTGAAATAATCCTTCTTGCGGTTGGACCGCTTACCAACATTGCTCTGCTATTCGCAATAGATCCGGAAGTCCCTTCTCTCCTAAAAGGCCTCGTTACAATGTGTGGGAAATTTACTAATTCTCCTTCCCCATGGGGTGATACGGAATGGAATGCAATCGTCGATCCACACGCAACCGCAATTGTCTTCCAGAGCCGTCCGCCCATCCACCGCAGCATTGGACTCGACGTTACCCTTCAAGTCAAAATGACGCCCACTGAAGTTATGGAACGATTTGAAGGAATCCCCCTCCTTCGACCCGTCTACGATTTCTCCAAAATATGGTTCGAAAAAAGAAGTATCCTTCACTTCCACGACCCGTTGGCAGCTGCCACTCTTTTTAATGACCAAATTTGTAACTTCGAAAAAGGATCCATCACGGTTGATCTAACAACTCACGGACACATAGGTGTAACTCATTGGGATCAGGGAAGCGGTCCCCACCAAATCGCATCAACCGTCCAACCCGATCATTTCTTTGAGGAATACTTTTCGGTTTTCTAG
- the suhB_1 gene encoding Fructose-1,6-bisphosphatase/inositol-1-monophosphatase, with translation MNEALPDLKGITNYGLKHRINAGRVALSGQVGFFRKFFGQVKSEWKEDETRVTFSDFAISENIISDLQRMFPKDAFCSEESIALDEELELRNRYSWILDPIDGTNNYALGIPLCGISLALLYNGSPVYGFIYDFGRDVLIQGGVKNGVYDGKRSASVRRGPFDNQSMIGLHFPLSKNDVNRLQPLMEQAKVRSLGCCSLNLAYCAVGLLDGCVDFRVRIWDIAAAYTLLRSAGGEVHFLNNSPFPLESFRVSTTSVPFYAGSKEFCSYMQNSLKFDSSEG, from the coding sequence ATGAACGAGGCACTGCCAGACTTGAAGGGAATCACCAATTATGGATTGAAGCATAGGATCAATGCAGGTCGAGTTGCATTGAGTGGGCAAGTAGGGTTTTTTCGGAAATTTTTTGGGCAGGTTAAAAGTGAATGGAAAGAAGACGAGACTCGGGTGACATTTTCTGATTTCGCGATCTCTGAAAATATCATATCCGATCTTCAGCGGATGTTCCCGAAGGACGCTTTTTGCTCTGAAGAGTCCATTGCTCTGGATGAAGAATTAGAACTAAGAAACCGATATAGTTGGATTTTAGATCCGATAGACGGAACCAATAATTATGCACTCGGAATACCGTTATGCGGAATATCACTGGCTCTTCTTTACAATGGATCGCCGGTTTACGGGTTCATATACGACTTTGGTCGAGATGTTCTTATTCAGGGAGGAGTTAAGAACGGAGTCTACGATGGTAAACGTTCTGCTTCGGTAAGGCGTGGTCCGTTCGATAATCAGAGTATGATCGGGCTCCATTTTCCTTTGTCCAAGAATGATGTGAATAGGTTACAGCCACTGATGGAACAGGCGAAAGTCAGGAGTTTAGGTTGTTGTTCGTTGAATCTGGCGTATTGCGCGGTCGGTTTGCTGGACGGCTGTGTTGACTTCAGGGTTAGAATCTGGGATATAGCTGCTGCTTATACGCTATTGCGATCGGCTGGAGGGGAAGTTCATTTTCTGAACAATTCTCCTTTTCCGTTAGAGTCTTTCCGTGTAAGCACAACCTCTGTCCCGTTCTACGCCGGATCTAAGGAGTTTTGTTCCTACATGCAGAATTCATTGAAATTCGATTCTAGTGAGGGCTAG
- the glgA gene encoding Glycogen synthase, producing the protein MKILMVSAEVTPLVKVGGVGDVVGSLPRELMLQGHSVRVVCPFYGCVNKSSQWIRFDRPFGVSLGEKDLEAYIWEVQLEDNGIEVLLIENKHLFGSSEVYEISSNDPMENARRFIFFSRAVINLCYYLGWVPDVVHCHDWPTALIPVIINTTECNKPMGSVASVLTIHSIEHQGIFPRDLIECARLPENTFRHECLAAHGQVNLLKGGIYNATKITTVSPKYAMEIQRREFGFGLEEIVRSRSNDLVGVTNGIDTDKWNPARDDLLPAIYDISNLKGKRVCKQYLQESFGLISDSEVMVVGIVSRLYWQKGLDLLLTVIPRLFQSIDVQFVILGQGDQGLEEQFSGLTAQYPGRMGFKSEFSNQLAHLVYAGSDIFAMPSRYEPCGLGQMYAMRYGTIPVARAVGGLVDTIEPYSRSAKSAQGFLFEKPDPNDLFEVLHSVFNIFRHRSAEFSRIQRNSMERDFSWKISASRYSQVFKSALDSKS; encoded by the coding sequence ATGAAAATCCTGATGGTTTCGGCAGAGGTTACTCCCTTAGTAAAAGTGGGTGGTGTCGGGGATGTAGTGGGGTCCTTACCTCGGGAACTGATGCTTCAAGGGCATTCCGTCCGTGTCGTTTGTCCCTTCTATGGCTGTGTAAACAAATCGTCCCAATGGATTCGATTTGACCGGCCCTTTGGAGTTTCTCTGGGAGAGAAAGACCTCGAAGCATATATCTGGGAGGTCCAACTAGAGGATAATGGGATTGAGGTGTTATTGATCGAAAATAAGCATCTTTTCGGATCCTCAGAAGTTTATGAGATTAGTTCGAACGACCCCATGGAGAACGCTCGTCGTTTTATCTTTTTCAGCCGTGCAGTTATCAATCTCTGCTACTACCTAGGATGGGTGCCGGATGTAGTTCACTGTCATGATTGGCCCACTGCTCTGATTCCGGTGATAATCAATACGACTGAGTGTAATAAACCGATGGGATCGGTGGCATCCGTCCTTACCATCCACAGTATTGAGCATCAGGGAATTTTCCCTCGCGATCTTATTGAATGTGCTCGATTGCCCGAAAATACCTTTCGCCATGAATGTCTAGCAGCTCATGGCCAAGTCAATCTACTCAAAGGAGGTATATACAACGCGACAAAAATTACGACTGTTAGTCCTAAATATGCGATGGAGATTCAGCGTCGGGAGTTCGGGTTTGGATTAGAAGAAATCGTTCGGTCTCGATCTAACGATTTGGTTGGAGTGACCAACGGAATCGATACCGATAAATGGAACCCGGCGCGCGATGATTTGCTTCCGGCCATATATGACATTAGCAATTTGAAGGGTAAACGTGTCTGTAAGCAATATCTCCAGGAATCCTTTGGATTAATTTCAGATTCTGAGGTTATGGTAGTGGGGATTGTCTCGCGGCTATATTGGCAGAAGGGTCTCGATCTTTTGCTCACGGTTATCCCACGTCTTTTCCAGTCAATCGACGTCCAATTCGTCATCCTAGGGCAAGGGGACCAGGGTCTTGAGGAACAGTTTTCGGGCTTAACTGCTCAGTACCCTGGCAGGATGGGTTTTAAATCTGAGTTCTCGAACCAGCTTGCCCACCTTGTTTATGCAGGATCCGATATTTTCGCTATGCCTAGTCGCTACGAACCTTGTGGTCTCGGACAAATGTATGCCATGCGTTACGGAACGATACCCGTAGCCAGAGCGGTTGGTGGGTTAGTAGATACGATTGAACCGTATTCCCGGTCTGCTAAATCTGCTCAGGGCTTTCTTTTCGAAAAACCCGATCCCAATGACTTGTTCGAAGTTTTACATTCTGTCTTTAATATTTTCCGTCATCGATCTGCCGAATTCTCCCGAATACAAAGGAACAGCATGGAACGGGATTTTTCATGGAAGATTTCTGCCTCTCGTTACAGTCAGGTTTTCAAATCGGCTTTGGATTCTAAATCCTGA
- the upp gene encoding Uracil phosphoribosyltransferase, with product MTLRVIDHPICKHVLSLLRDRKTSSAAFCILSGKVTTILALEATRDLPIREIDIVTPLEVSRGVQIAVPVVVVVCFASRDEHGRSGGRSNFGCFGGFRRDGAQRGYSQGEQLLLEASAPERE from the coding sequence ATGACTCTTCGTGTAATTGATCATCCCATTTGCAAACACGTCTTGAGTCTTCTTCGGGACAGGAAGACGTCTTCTGCAGCATTTTGTATTTTGAGTGGGAAGGTGACTACGATACTTGCTTTGGAGGCAACGCGTGATTTGCCGATTCGAGAAATAGACATCGTGACTCCCCTGGAGGTGTCACGGGGTGTGCAGATAGCAGTTCCAGTAGTGGTGGTTGTTTGTTTTGCGAGCCGGGATGAGCATGGTAGGTCCGGTGGTAGATCTAATTTCGGATGTTTCGGTGGGTTTCGTCGGGATGGAGCGCAACGAGGTTACAGCCAAGGCGAGCAGTTATTATTGGAAGCTTCCGCCCCTGAAAGGGAATAG
- the rbsK/rbiA_1 gene encoding Bifunctional ribokinase/ribose-5-phosphate isomerase A: protein MSTPIVVVGSFNNDLVWYCGRFPNQGETVNGRFVSGPGGKGSNQAVAAARTGVTTSFVGAIGNDIFGVQAKILYNSEGINYKLTEYQDAPTGNAGIYVTASGENTIVVDLGANLRLEPKDIPETTIKEADIVVCQNEINSETILHVLKLAKSNGVTSILNPAPMNSNFDPNCLSQVDILVLNVLEFINILKFGRPLSASLKDEKKITLMSHCSLHKICRSIGPDTVILTMGGRGCFISSPSEYKLVPPHDKIEVIDTTGAGDAFVGGLASGLVQFERNINKATEYANAVAALSVTKHGTTASMPYQKEIDNFFSTTR from the coding sequence ATGAGTACTCCCATTGTAGTTGTTGGAAGTTTTAACAATGATCTCGTTTGGTATTGTGGTAGGTTTCCCAATCAGGGAGAAACTGTCAATGGACGATTTGTATCAGGGCCGGGAGGGAAAGGAAGCAACCAAGCAGTGGCGGCCGCAAGGACCGGAGTTACGACAAGTTTTGTTGGTGCGATCGGTAACGATATTTTCGGTGTTCAGGCCAAAATACTCTATAATTCTGAGGGCATTAATTATAAACTTACTGAATATCAAGATGCTCCAACTGGGAACGCCGGAATATACGTTACAGCGAGCGGCGAAAATACCATCGTCGTCGATCTCGGCGCCAATCTCAGACTAGAGCCAAAGGATATCCCCGAAACAACCATAAAAGAAGCTGATATTGTCGTTTGCCAAAATGAGATTAACAGCGAAACGATTTTACATGTACTAAAACTCGCTAAGAGCAACGGTGTTACATCGATCTTGAATCCAGCCCCAATGAACTCTAACTTTGATCCCAACTGCCTCAGTCAAGTCGATATCCTTGTTCTCAATGTCTTGGAGTTTATCAATATTCTAAAGTTCGGTAGGCCTCTCTCAGCCTCACTTAAAGACGAAAAAAAGATAACCTTGATGTCTCATTGTAGTCTCCACAAAATCTGCCGTTCAATTGGACCGGACACCGTAATCCTAACAATGGGAGGTCGCGGCTGCTTTATATCATCGCCTTCGGAATATAAACTAGTTCCGCCTCATGATAAAATCGAAGTTATTGATACAACGGGTGCCGGCGATGCCTTTGTTGGAGGCTTAGCTTCGGGTTTAGTCCAATTTGAAAGAAATATCAATAAGGCTACCGAGTATGCAAACGCTGTAGCAGCTCTCTCTGTCACAAAACACGGCACAACAGCGTCAATGCCTTACCAAAAAGAAATCGACAATTTTTTCAGTACTACCAGATGA
- the htpG gene encoding Chaperone protein HtpG: MATRTRKKHKFKAEVQEILDIVINSLYTDKEIFIRELVSNASDALEKLRHTQLTEKKIFDDKLELEINITTDDTAGTITIQDFGIGMTRKELVENLGTIAHSGSKAFLKAIKEGSDTSNNLIGQFGVGFYSAFMVAEKILVYTHSWNPDEEHLLWTSDGTGNFEIEENEGQRRGTKIVVKLKDEEKDFAKTETVKRILTRYSSFVQFPINLNGERVNTIQALWLRSQKEIKPEEYTEFYKFHANAFDEPRMRLHFSADAPIAINSLLFVPKDNMERMGFNRTEIGVSLYCRNILIDSKPEGLLPEWLRFLRGVVDSADLPLNISRETMQDSALVKRLNTVLTKRFLRLLQDEAKKRPDDYEDFYRNFSVFLKEGITVDFAHREQLGKLLRYESSRTEKGKFTTLEDYISGMKETQKEIYYLHAPSREAIESGPYLEAFKARNLEVLFLFETIDEFVMSHLNTFEEKKLVSADQEDIQLEATEESQDKALSKEDETELCEWISKSLGEKIEKVSPSNRLINNPALVLNNDNFMSHGMRRMMKAMNQEASESPKVSLEINPRHPLIMNLINLSRNDTDLAELVINLIYDNAMVAAGYSEDPRSMVNKVYEVLERASSSSKESLN, translated from the coding sequence ATGGCTACTAGGACACGAAAAAAACACAAGTTTAAGGCCGAAGTTCAGGAGATCCTGGATATCGTCATCAACTCACTATATACCGATAAAGAGATCTTTATTCGCGAGCTCGTATCTAACGCATCAGATGCTTTAGAAAAGCTAAGGCACACTCAACTTACGGAAAAGAAGATCTTTGACGATAAGCTCGAACTTGAAATCAATATCACAACCGACGATACAGCAGGTACCATCACGATACAGGATTTCGGAATTGGAATGACCCGCAAAGAGCTGGTCGAGAATCTTGGGACAATCGCCCACTCCGGCTCAAAGGCCTTTTTAAAGGCTATAAAAGAAGGATCAGATACAAGCAATAATCTGATCGGGCAATTTGGCGTAGGTTTCTATAGCGCATTCATGGTAGCCGAGAAGATCCTAGTTTATACCCATTCCTGGAATCCTGATGAAGAGCATCTGCTTTGGACAAGCGATGGGACAGGGAACTTTGAGATTGAAGAGAATGAAGGCCAGCGACGCGGTACAAAAATTGTAGTAAAACTCAAGGACGAGGAAAAGGACTTCGCCAAAACCGAAACCGTAAAGAGAATTTTAACCCGATATTCAAGCTTCGTTCAGTTCCCCATCAATCTTAATGGCGAACGAGTTAATACGATTCAGGCACTTTGGTTACGAAGCCAAAAAGAAATCAAACCGGAAGAATACACCGAGTTCTACAAGTTCCACGCAAACGCCTTCGACGAACCAAGAATGCGGCTTCATTTTTCTGCGGATGCTCCTATTGCGATAAACTCCCTTCTCTTCGTACCGAAGGATAATATGGAACGTATGGGATTCAACCGCACAGAGATAGGAGTTAGCCTATATTGCCGCAACATTCTAATTGATTCTAAACCGGAAGGGCTCTTGCCTGAATGGTTGCGCTTCCTTAGAGGTGTTGTTGATAGCGCTGATCTACCACTAAATATCTCGAGGGAGACAATGCAGGATAGCGCTCTTGTGAAGAGGCTGAATACTGTCCTAACCAAGCGCTTCCTCAGGCTTCTTCAAGACGAAGCAAAAAAACGACCGGATGATTACGAGGATTTCTACAGAAATTTCAGCGTCTTCCTAAAGGAAGGAATCACGGTGGATTTTGCACATCGGGAACAATTGGGAAAATTACTTAGATATGAATCTTCACGCACCGAAAAGGGGAAATTCACTACCCTGGAAGACTATATATCAGGGATGAAAGAAACTCAGAAAGAAATCTATTATCTACACGCACCATCCAGAGAAGCAATCGAAAGCGGCCCTTATCTGGAAGCATTCAAAGCCAGAAACCTAGAAGTGTTATTTCTTTTTGAAACAATAGATGAGTTTGTTATGAGCCATCTAAATACTTTTGAGGAAAAGAAACTCGTCTCCGCAGATCAGGAAGATATCCAACTAGAAGCTACCGAAGAGTCTCAAGACAAAGCCCTATCGAAAGAAGATGAAACCGAACTTTGCGAATGGATAAGCAAATCCCTCGGAGAGAAAATCGAAAAAGTAAGCCCAAGCAATCGGCTGATTAACAACCCTGCCTTAGTGCTAAACAACGACAATTTCATGTCACACGGTATGCGCCGAATGATGAAAGCAATGAATCAGGAAGCATCAGAGAGTCCTAAAGTCAGTCTAGAGATCAATCCTCGCCATCCCCTTATCATGAATCTTATCAATCTCTCTAGGAACGACACCGATCTCGCTGAGCTCGTCATCAACCTCATCTACGACAATGCGATGGTCGCGGCCGGTTATAGCGAAGATCCTCGATCTATGGTAAACAAGGTATATGAGGTCCTCGAAAGGGCATCTTCTTCGTCCAAAGAAAGCTTAAACTAA